In the genome of Geminocystis sp. M7585_C2015_104, the window AAAGTCCCAATAGCCCCCACATACAGTCTAGCATTAGGGGCAACTCCAGTAAATCTCTTGTGTCTGCCTACCATCACCCCTGCCACCATCATTGCATGATTGTCAATGTTGCTATTGGCGATGGCAGGGGCATCAAGGTAAAATAAACGGGCAAGGGGAATTGGACGATGGGTGGGGGGTAGTTTGTCTAAACCGAATTTTTTGGGTCTACCTATCTCCACCTGCCCTATACTAATCTTATGGCCCGTCAAATTGTAAGGGGGTTGGTGTAACCGTATCACGTCTATCCCCCTCTCCGACAGGGAATCCTCCAGGCTGTTAGCGGCAACAGGCAGAGAAAAAATGGCAAGGGTGGTTGTAAGGAAAACAAGGGAGTCTCTCATCCACTAATCCACCACATCATGGCCGGCATCCATGATTGCTTGTTTTATTCTATCTAAACTCACCGCCGTTGTCACCTCTATCACCTTCCTCTCCACATCCCCCCTTACCTCCGCCTTAGCATCCAACGCCTGGATTGCCCTTGTAATCGCTGCTATACAAGAGTTACAGGAAATACTAGGCACTCTGATTGTAACAGTAAAATGCATAGGCCCAGTCTCAGTCTACTCCTCTGTGGCGTTTGTAGTTGTTAGCATCTTATTGGCTGCCAATTGTTGTTTCAACTCACCAACTTGTCTCTCTAACTGTTCTATTCTATCCAACAACGTCCTAATTATCTTAGCCTCGGAGTCCGGCAAATTACTGTGATCCAGTGGATCTATTCTAACACCGGAACGATATACTATTCTCCCGGGAATCCCCACTACTGTACAATTGGAGGGAACATCCTTCAACACCACTGAACCAGCACCAATACGCACATCATCCCCTATTGTAATATTTCCCAGTACCTTTGCCCCCGCACCCACCACCACATTTTCCCCCAGAGTTGGATGGCGTTTCCCTTTCTCCTTCCCCGTCCCACCCAACGTGACTCCCTGATATATTAAACAATAATCCCCCACCACTGCCGTCTCACCTATCACTACCCCCATGCCATGGTCAATAAACACCCCCTTGCCTATTTTAGCACCCGGGTGGATCTCAATACCGGTAAGAAAACGGGCAAAATGGGAAATCAACCGGGGAATTACCGGCAAACCAAGATTATATAACCAATGGGCAATGCGGTGAAAGATGAGGGCCTGTAAACCTGGATAGCACAACAAGACTTCTAACCAGTTACGGGCGGCCGGATCTCTTTCAAATATAATCTTAAAATCGGCGATGATGTGTGAAAGCACAGTTGCCTACTTGTACCTACTAATCTCCTTTATCAATTTTAGCTCCTGTTGCGGAGAATTAATTTACGGTTTGTCTGCAAAAAAAAGGAAACAAACCCCCATGAAACACGTCTTCCCCAACAGGAAAAGCTAGAAATTCTACCGGGGAATGAATTCCATGTTTACCTCTTCCCGTCTTTCTCGTAATGCCGCCACTGCCGTCGCCGTGGGATTGTCTCTTTCTACCTTGGTTAATAGCTTCATACCAGTTGCCGCCAAACCCTATAAGCCAAATAGACTTATTCGCAACAACTCCCCCCTCTACTGGCAACCCAGAGGCGTCAACACTAACACCAATACTAATACCTATACCAACACCAATAAAACCCCCTCTGCCTCCTTCCCTACCCCTTTTGCTAAACAGGCAATTCTTAATCCCGGCGTGGTAATTCCCACCACCCTACCCACCGCCAAAAAAATTCTAGTAACTAGAGAGGAAACCATGTCTCTCACCCTCGTAGTAGAAAGAGATGTCTTTGAGCAATCTAAAAGGGTAATTGTTATCCCAGCCGGCAGTGAAATAGTGGGAGAAATTCGTCCTGCAGAGGGAGGTTCTCGTTTTGTCGCTAATAAGGTAAAATTCAAGGATGGGAGGGAATATCCCATTAGTGCCCAGTCTCGCGTAATATCTCGTACTGAGAAGGTATCAGCTGGTAAGAATACAGATGCCATCTGGCAAGGCGCCTTAATTGGTGCCGCCGCCGCCGCTGTCATTGCCGCTGTCACTGGCGATAAAACCATTGGTATAGAGGAAATCCTAGGTGGCGCCGCCGTTGGTGCCATAGGAGGCTTAGTCTTCGGTGGAGATGTGGAAAGAGAATTGATTTCTATAAATCCTGAGGAAGACTTAGATGTTACCCTCACTTCTCCTTTCCCCTCCTAGCAATTCCCCCTCTTTTTCCTCTTCTCCTAGCCCCCTCATGTCTTCTACAATTCTCTTAATAACACTAGCCGTAGGCACAGCCAAAAATACTCCTAATACGCCACTTATTTTTGCCCCCAAGAAGAGGGATATAATCACCCATATGGGGTTTAAGCCTATTAATTCCCCCATCAATCTGGGGGCTATTAAGTTTTCTGTTATTTGCTCAATAATAGTAGCAGCAACCAGGAAAAAAATCGCCAATTTTATACTCTTAAATAGCAATATTATTGAAGATAACACCATCACTACCGCCCCAAAAAAAGGTATTAGACTCGCAATGCCGATTATGAAGGCAAAGAATAAGGCTGAGGGAATGCCTATCAACACGAAAATAAACAGACGTAACAAACTGGCCAACCCTATTATAATCAAACGGATAAAAAAGTAGTCCTTAAAGGTTTCCCTGAAGTAAAAAGGCACTTTTTCATTCCAGGGGGGAGGCAAAAAGCTATAAATGCCTTCCCAGAATTTGTCTCCACCAATCAGCAGAAATACGATTAGTATCGCTATAAACAAAACATCAAATACCCGGTTAATAGTGGCAAACACAATGTTGAATGTTTGAGAACCCAAAAACTGAATTATACTGGAAATTCTGTTAGTAATATCTTGAATTATGGCATCAAAATTGATGGGAAAACGCTGGAAAAAGGGCAAGTCAGATAAAGACAGCAAATAATCCCTTCCATGTTTAATCCAGCCGGGAATGCTAGCAATCAAGTCATTCAACTGTTGGATTAACAATGGGATAATAATCAAACTACTAACTGCTATAATGAACAAGGTTAAAAGGACAACTATGGCTATAGATAAGGCGCGATTTAACCCTTTTTCTACTAGTAAATTTACTACCAACTCTATCAAAAAGGCGATAATTGAAGCAATAACCAGAAAACTAAAAAAAGGCTGGAGATAATCAATCACCTTCAAAAGTAGAAAACTATTCAAACATAACAGCGGGAAAATTAACAACACACGAAACCACTTAGGCGTCTTCCCCCAGGCAATCCTTGACTTTAACTGATTCTCCATGGAAAGTTTTTGGTAATACTTGTATTAAAATAATATGGAAATGAGAGCATTCCTAGTAGGGATTATAGGCAGTTTGGGAGAATAAGCCAATGACTTTTCTGTCAATCCCTTGCCAGTATAAACTGTATAGGCATTTCCTTCAGCCTTGCCAAATTGAAACTTCTCACAAGGAAAACAAAAATGTACAGCTATTATAAGGGGATAGTTGCCGATATATATACTCACCACCACCGCCATATTCTTGTTTTGGAAATTAACAACATAGGCTATGAAATCCAAATACCCTATCGTTTCCGTCAACAGTTACAGGCTAACCTCCACAATTTGGTGACTGTCTATATCCATCTGCAAATACGAGATGAGCAACCTTTTTTATATGGTTTTGCTACTATGGCGGAAAGAGATTTATTCCGACAACTTATTGGTGTCTCTGGTGTTGGCGCACAATTGGCTATTTCCCTTCTTGATACCCTAGAATTGGAGAATTTAATCTCTGCTATCGCCACTGGTAATATCCGTCTTTTAACAAAAACCCCCGGCATCGGCAATAAGATTGCCGAAAGAATTATCCTAGAATTGAAAGGCAAACTATCCCTCCCCCCCACTTCCTCCGCCGCCTCCGACTCACCCCCACCCCCTCACCATATTGTTGAAGAGGTGGAGAAAACCCTTTCAGCCTTGGGGTATACCCCCTCGGAAATTCAACAGGCTATTTCTGTTATCACCAAAGATTCTCTCTTACTCAAAAACCCCCGTTTAGAAGAGTGGATTAAAACTGCTATCCAATTTCTATCCCTCAATGCCAACTAATAACCTAACAAAACCACTGCCATTGTATCATTATAAGCCCATTGTCCCCCATTACGGTTTTATTTATAAGCCTCCATTATAGACTAAAATAAAACTCCAGTTACCCCCATTTGGTATTCACCATGGAATCCCAGAAAAATAATAACACCCTTACAGTCCATCTCAACATACCCCAGGATTGGCAAGACAAACTAACCTCTATAGCTGAAAAAAAAAATATAACAATCCCACAATTAATTACAGAAATTATAGGCATTTACTTGGGGTATAACCAAACGGAATTGGAGTTGAAAAACCTTAAACAACAACAACAACAACTGGATTATAGACTGAAGATGGTTGAAATAAAAGCCATGGAAACCGCTAAACTAGAAGAGAGATTCCGTGTCTTGGAAAAACTAGTAGAAAACATCCAAAAACAAAT includes:
- a CDS encoding heavy-metal-associated domain-containing protein codes for the protein MHFTVTIRVPSISCNSCIAAITRAIQALDAKAEVRGDVERKVIEVTTAVSLDRIKQAIMDAGHDVVD
- the cysE gene encoding serine O-acetyltransferase, with translation MLSHIIADFKIIFERDPAARNWLEVLLCYPGLQALIFHRIAHWLYNLGLPVIPRLISHFARFLTGIEIHPGAKIGKGVFIDHGMGVVIGETAVVGDYCLIYQGVTLGGTGKEKGKRHPTLGENVVVGAGAKVLGNITIGDDVRIGAGSVVLKDVPSNCTVVGIPGRIVYRSGVRIDPLDHSNLPDSEAKIIRTLLDRIEQLERQVGELKQQLAANKMLTTTNATEE
- a CDS encoding AI-2E family transporter, coding for MENQLKSRIAWGKTPKWFRVLLIFPLLCLNSFLLLKVIDYLQPFFSFLVIASIIAFLIELVVNLLVEKGLNRALSIAIVVLLTLFIIAVSSLIIIPLLIQQLNDLIASIPGWIKHGRDYLLSLSDLPFFQRFPINFDAIIQDITNRISSIIQFLGSQTFNIVFATINRVFDVLFIAILIVFLLIGGDKFWEGIYSFLPPPWNEKVPFYFRETFKDYFFIRLIIIGLASLLRLFIFVLIGIPSALFFAFIIGIASLIPFFGAVVMVLSSIILLFKSIKLAIFFLVAATIIEQITENLIAPRLMGELIGLNPIWVIISLFLGAKISGVLGVFLAVPTASVIKRIVEDMRGLGEEEKEGELLGGERRSEGNI
- the ruvA gene encoding Holliday junction branch migration protein RuvA — encoded protein: MYSYYKGIVADIYTHHHRHILVLEINNIGYEIQIPYRFRQQLQANLHNLVTVYIHLQIRDEQPFLYGFATMAERDLFRQLIGVSGVGAQLAISLLDTLELENLISAIATGNIRLLTKTPGIGNKIAERIILELKGKLSLPPTSSAASDSPPPPHHIVEEVEKTLSALGYTPSEIQQAISVITKDSLLLKNPRLEEWIKTAIQFLSLNAN